One region of Bacteroidota bacterium genomic DNA includes:
- a CDS encoding penicillin acylase family protein: protein MSTKRKIIFGLAIVLVVTFVSGFLFLRYEIRKSFPETSGTLAVAGLQNSAVITRDDFGVPHIDAQNEHDLMFSLGYVHAQDRLWQMDMARRIGQGRLSELFGDVTLPFDRMFRIIGIRRISEEVERNITATSLARIGAYAAGVNAFIESHKGKYPVEFDLLRYDPEPWTPLHSIIIGRLMAWELNLSWWVDLTLGAIVDKLGYEKASEVFPTYPADVPPIVPSTEWKKTVGPALAFLHTAQEYCTFRGIGGVLGGSNAWVVGSKKSVTGSAILANDTHLQLTNPSKWYEVSLKAPGYDVMGFSIPGVPGVVAGRNADLAWGLTNVMADDADFYIEMIDSSDAARYIYDGQSLPISIREEEIQVRNDTTHYVTIRSTHHGPIVTDISTSLKKSAPSFVASMRWTGSEISDQIEAFNKINRATDWVEFVAGVREFSGPGQNFVYGDKKGNIGYWCGVKLPIRSRQNITTLPLAGWEKSTEWQGFVPFEKLPHLFNPPEGYIATANNKIVDDSYPYHISDLWEPPSRSQRLREMLNVEGTFSVKDFERLQNDQFSHYAKELTPYIIDACKGSLDSSYRDRVLEHLTTWTFVFSKEDVATAIYQHFLTLLIKNIYEDELGPDLFHDYVILVNIPLRVTLRLVKEGTSVWFDNIHTDAVESRDDIIRQSMQKTIDALRQKLGGETQHWQWGSLHTVTLQHPFGLQKPLDRVFSIGPFPYGGASTALTSGEYSFNDVLQPGEMVKPFGVTVGASFRHIVDMANPHEARTVLPSGQSGQVFSKHFDDQTPLWLNGAYKESRWDSVFVSTLKERLTLVPAQ from the coding sequence TTGTCCACAAAACGCAAAATCATTTTCGGCCTGGCCATTGTTCTTGTTGTCACGTTTGTCAGCGGCTTTCTCTTTCTGCGGTATGAAATCCGGAAATCCTTCCCCGAAACATCGGGTACGCTTGCCGTTGCGGGGTTGCAGAACTCCGCAGTGATTACCCGCGATGATTTTGGCGTGCCGCATATTGATGCGCAAAATGAACATGACCTCATGTTCTCGCTCGGTTATGTCCATGCACAGGATCGTCTCTGGCAAATGGATATGGCGCGTCGCATCGGCCAGGGCCGGTTGTCTGAACTGTTCGGCGATGTAACCCTTCCGTTCGACAGGATGTTCCGGATCATCGGCATCAGAAGGATTTCTGAAGAAGTGGAGCGAAACATCACGGCGACTTCACTCGCACGCATCGGGGCGTATGCCGCCGGTGTCAACGCGTTCATCGAATCCCACAAAGGAAAATACCCCGTCGAGTTTGATTTGCTTCGCTATGACCCCGAGCCGTGGACGCCGCTGCACAGCATCATAATCGGAAGGCTGATGGCGTGGGAGTTAAATCTCTCGTGGTGGGTTGATCTTACTCTGGGCGCAATCGTTGATAAACTGGGCTATGAAAAGGCGAGCGAAGTTTTCCCGACCTATCCTGCCGATGTGCCGCCGATAGTTCCTTCGACCGAATGGAAGAAAACCGTCGGCCCGGCGCTCGCATTTCTTCACACTGCACAGGAGTACTGTACGTTTCGTGGAATTGGCGGCGTACTCGGCGGCAGTAACGCCTGGGTTGTCGGCTCGAAGAAATCCGTGACGGGCAGCGCGATTCTTGCCAACGACACGCATCTTCAGCTCACGAATCCATCGAAGTGGTATGAAGTAAGCCTGAAGGCACCCGGATATGATGTGATGGGATTTTCGATTCCCGGCGTTCCGGGTGTCGTAGCCGGACGCAACGCCGACCTCGCATGGGGATTGACGAACGTGATGGCCGATGATGCCGATTTCTATATTGAGATGATCGATTCCTCCGATGCGGCGCGGTACATCTACGACGGGCAGTCTCTTCCCATCTCAATCCGGGAGGAAGAGATTCAGGTTCGCAACGACACGACGCATTATGTTACTATCCGCTCGACACATCACGGCCCGATTGTTACCGATATCTCAACATCATTGAAGAAGTCCGCGCCATCGTTTGTCGCAAGCATGCGCTGGACGGGCTCGGAAATCAGCGATCAGATCGAGGCGTTTAACAAGATTAATCGTGCAACGGATTGGGTTGAGTTTGTTGCAGGCGTCAGGGAATTTTCCGGGCCGGGACAAAACTTCGTGTACGGCGACAAAAAAGGAAACATCGGCTACTGGTGCGGCGTGAAACTTCCGATACGCTCGCGGCAGAACATTACAACTCTACCGCTTGCAGGATGGGAGAAATCGACCGAATGGCAGGGTTTTGTTCCGTTCGAAAAGCTTCCGCATCTTTTCAATCCGCCGGAAGGGTATATCGCAACGGCCAACAACAAGATTGTTGATGACTCGTACCCGTATCACATTTCCGATTTGTGGGAACCCCCGTCGCGCAGTCAACGCTTGCGAGAGATGCTCAACGTTGAAGGCACATTTTCTGTGAAGGACTTCGAACGCTTGCAGAACGATCAATTCTCCCACTATGCAAAGGAACTCACCCCGTACATCATCGACGCGTGTAAAGGCTCTCTTGACTCATCCTATCGTGACCGTGTTCTTGAGCATCTGACCACGTGGACGTTCGTGTTCTCGAAAGAAGATGTTGCAACGGCCATCTACCAACACTTCCTGACACTCCTCATCAAGAACATCTACGAGGATGAGTTGGGGCCGGACCTGTTTCATGACTACGTGATTCTCGTAAACATACCGCTGCGCGTAACGCTGCGACTTGTCAAAGAGGGAACATCAGTGTGGTTTGATAACATACACACTGATGCAGTCGAGTCTCGTGATGACATCATCCGTCAAAGCATGCAGAAAACGATCGATGCTCTGCGCCAAAAGCTCGGTGGCGAAACGCAACACTGGCAGTGGGGCAGCCTGCATACCGTCACCTTGCAACATCCGTTCGGGTTGCAGAAGCCGCTGGACAGAGTCTTCAGCATCGGGCCGTTCCCCTACGGTGGCGCGTCAACGGCGCTGACGAGCGGAGAATACAGCTTCAACGATGTGTTGCAGCCGGGCGAGATGGTGAAGCCGTTCGGCGTTACAGTCGGCGCTTCATTCAGACACATTGTTGATATGGCAAATCCGCATGAAGCGCGGACGGTTCTGCCGTCGGGCCAATCGGGGCAAGTGTTCAGCAAACACTTTGATGATCAAACACCTCTCTGGCTGAACGGCGCGTACAAAGAATCACGGTGGGATAGCGTATTTGTTTCCACGCTAAAGGAACGACTGACGTTGGTGCCTGCTCAATGA
- a CDS encoding NAD-dependent deacylase, which yields MKFPDSLLAKLASARDVVAFTGAGISAESGVPTFRGNEGIWTKFKPEELANLNAFMRNPELVWEWYSARKKVIAEVQPNAGHYALAEMEKIFSSLAVITQNIDNLHRRAGSRNVFELHGNIERNYCMRCGKQFSNEFVLTGKAVPKCECGGLIRPDVVWFGELLPEDEWRGAEKACQRADVLFSIGTSGVVYPAAALPMEAKRNGAFIIEINPQPTPLTEYADEFLQGKSGSILPALLQQMKQLQQSRVQP from the coding sequence ATGAAATTTCCAGATTCACTGCTTGCAAAGCTTGCAAGCGCGCGCGATGTAGTCGCCTTTACCGGTGCGGGCATCTCCGCCGAAAGCGGCGTGCCGACGTTCCGAGGCAACGAAGGCATCTGGACGAAATTCAAGCCGGAGGAACTCGCCAATCTCAACGCCTTCATGCGTAATCCGGAATTGGTGTGGGAATGGTACTCCGCCCGCAAGAAGGTGATTGCCGAAGTTCAACCGAATGCGGGACATTACGCTTTGGCGGAGATGGAGAAGATATTTTCATCATTAGCCGTCATCACACAAAACATCGACAATTTGCATCGCAGAGCAGGAAGCAGAAATGTATTTGAACTGCATGGCAACATCGAGCGCAATTACTGTATGCGGTGCGGCAAACAGTTTTCGAATGAATTCGTTCTGACAGGCAAGGCGGTCCCGAAATGCGAATGCGGCGGACTGATTCGTCCCGACGTTGTGTGGTTTGGCGAACTGCTTCCGGAGGATGAATGGCGGGGCGCTGAGAAAGCGTGCCAACGGGCAGACGTGTTGTTTTCCATCGGCACATCGGGGGTTGTGTACCCCGCAGCCGCGCTTCCCATGGAGGCAAAGCGCAACGGCGCGTTCATTATCGAAATCAATCCACAACCGACTCCGCTGACGGAATACGCTGATGAGTTTCTTCAGGGGAAATCGGGATCCATCCTTCCCGCTCTTCTTCAGCAGATGAAGCAACTTCAACAATCTCGAGTGCAGCCATGA
- the pyk gene encoding pyruvate kinase translates to MMPNKHGNTKIVCTLGPSSNSVDMLMRLIQSGVDVVRFNFSHGSHEEHLGTLRNVQDAMKRTGEFITVLQDLQGPKIRIGRFTTPFVELRAGAIFTITTDQTAGDETRVSTTYTNLIKDVHPGDMILLDDGKLRVRVQEVRGTNVQCEVIVGGTLSANKGINLPNVAVSTPSLTEKDLRDLDFGIKNDVDYIALSFVRTAEDIRQLRKAIIGRIEKNRFLPIVAKIEKPQAVANIDEIIAEADAIMIARGDLGVELPPEDVPMLQKKIIRKCSAAGKPVIIATQMLESMINNPTPTRAEANDVANGVVDGADAVMLSGETSVGKYPLEAVQMMHRIITKVESEQLNTQRILDHIPHGVSSRHDALGRAACVLAEQMNASAIVCVTHSGKTARVVSRYRPRTRILAVTDRSKIMRRLNLIWGVHGIAIDTLEQDSDKALKQIQERLLNLGLIQRGEYIVLLAGQPFFARGSTNFIEVEKVV, encoded by the coding sequence ATGATGCCGAACAAACACGGTAACACGAAAATCGTCTGTACGCTCGGGCCGTCGTCAAACTCGGTTGATATGCTGATGCGATTGATACAGTCGGGTGTCGATGTTGTGCGTTTCAACTTCTCCCACGGCTCGCATGAAGAACATCTCGGCACGCTCCGCAACGTTCAGGATGCAATGAAGCGAACCGGAGAGTTCATCACTGTGTTGCAGGATTTACAGGGTCCGAAAATTCGTATCGGCAGATTCACGACGCCGTTCGTTGAGCTGCGTGCCGGGGCTATCTTCACCATTACGACCGATCAGACTGCGGGCGATGAGACGAGAGTCAGCACAACGTACACCAATCTCATCAAGGATGTTCATCCCGGCGATATGATCTTGCTGGATGACGGGAAGCTTCGTGTGCGGGTTCAGGAAGTGAGGGGAACGAACGTGCAATGCGAGGTGATCGTCGGCGGCACGCTTTCTGCAAACAAGGGGATCAATCTGCCAAATGTTGCCGTCAGCACACCGTCATTGACGGAGAAGGATCTTCGCGATTTGGACTTCGGTATCAAGAACGATGTTGACTACATTGCCCTTTCGTTCGTCCGCACGGCGGAGGATATCCGCCAACTGCGGAAGGCAATCATCGGGCGGATAGAGAAGAATCGCTTTCTCCCGATCGTCGCAAAGATTGAAAAACCCCAGGCGGTAGCCAACATTGATGAGATTATTGCAGAGGCTGATGCCATCATGATTGCACGCGGCGACCTCGGTGTTGAACTGCCGCCGGAGGACGTGCCGATGTTGCAGAAAAAGATCATCAGAAAATGCAGCGCGGCCGGCAAGCCCGTCATCATTGCGACGCAAATGCTCGAATCCATGATCAACAATCCGACGCCGACGCGTGCCGAAGCGAACGACGTTGCAAACGGCGTTGTTGATGGCGCGGACGCGGTGATGCTCAGCGGCGAAACATCCGTCGGCAAGTACCCGCTTGAAGCCGTGCAGATGATGCACCGGATCATCACAAAAGTCGAATCCGAGCAGTTGAACACGCAGCGCATACTCGATCATATTCCGCACGGCGTTTCGAGCAGACATGATGCACTCGGCAGGGCGGCGTGCGTGCTTGCAGAACAAATGAATGCCTCTGCAATCGTTTGTGTAACGCATTCGGGCAAGACGGCACGGGTCGTCTCCCGCTACCGCCCGCGGACGCGCATTCTCGCCGTTACCGACCGCTCGAAAATTATGCGGCGCCTCAACCTGATTTGGGGAGTTCACGGTATTGCGATCGACACCCTCGAACAGGATTCGGACAAAGCTCTGAAGCAGATTCAGGAACGGCTGCTGAACTTGGGCCTGATTCAGCGCGGAGAATACATTGTGCTTCTTGCGGGCCAGCCCTTCTTCGCCCGCGGCTCAACGAACTTTATCGAGGTCGAAAAGGTGGTGTGA